In one Culex quinquefasciatus strain JHB chromosome 2, VPISU_Cqui_1.0_pri_paternal, whole genome shotgun sequence genomic region, the following are encoded:
- the LOC6037735 gene encoding DNA-directed RNA polymerase III subunit RPC1, which produces MPKEQFREADVIKKISHVSFGIDSAELIQQESHLHVVAKNLYNQDANRTPVSYGVLDRRMGVSQKDATCDTCKKGLNDCVGHFGYINLALPVFHVGHFRATITILQSICKICSRVMLKEDEKKQFSARLTNPNLSYLAKKSIHSQVLKKAKKNTKCPCCGCLNGPVKKGAGLMKIVHEPFRGKKATDPLVTSALDEMLGAIEGNRELSQTVGPSSLIKELNPLEVLDLFKNIPKSDIPLLGMTSPESNPADLIVTRVFVPPVCIRPSVVSEVKAGTTEDDLTMKQSEILLISDVITKHMMSGGKIELIQEDWDYLQLHCALYFNSELSGIPLSLMPKKPTRGIVQRLKGKQGRFRGNLSGKRVDFSARTVISPDPNLMIHQVGVPDRVAKILTFPERVNTANINRMRQLIKNGTEKHPGANYVQQKGSAFKKYLAYGNRDKVAQDLKCGDIVERHLMDGDVVLFNRQPSLHKLSIMCHVAKVQPQRTFRFNECACTPYNADFDGDEMNLHLPQTEEARAEALVLMGNKSNLVTPRNGELLIAATQDFITGGYLLTQKDQFLTREQVMQLAACMLSGPDANMEIDLPKPAIIKPRKLWTGKQIFSLILKPNRHSVVNANLSTKGRNYTTGKDMCVKDSWVVVRNSQVMCGAMDKGTMGSGTKNCIFYVILRDFGEEHAIRSMWRLARMASYFMMNHGFSFGIGDVTPSRKLLEEKQKLLENGYSRCDEYIAEMKKGTLQCQPGCTAEQTLEAVMLKELSSIRELAAKACFRELHPTNSALIMAQSGSKGSNINISQMIACVGQQAINGKRVPNGFEDRALPHFEKFSKIPAARGFVQNSFYSGLTPTEFFFHTMAGREGLVDTAVKTAETGYLQRRLVKCLEDLVVQYDGTVRNAIGEVVEFTYGADGLDPVFMEVKNKPVDIERQFMHVRNMFPCRDEAPLRGAEILETGDKILQTAEFDGCRADFRKECLEFLKKFGERLHSVQSRYNTDAKVSLEVERTTPGQLKKFLMQVRDKYNKAITEPGTAVGALAAQSIGEPGTQMTLKTFHFAGVASMNITQGVPRIVEIINATKAISTPIITAEIADNTSMEFARKVKARIEKTTLGEISSYIEEVYKSDDCFLLIKLDLDRIRVLGLEVNAETIRYSICTSKLKLKQENVEVYGPSLIIIRPDPTKHSHALNAELQRLLSAIPNVVVAGLPQVSRAVIAVDDAHGPPTYKLCVEGYGLRDVMATYGVVGARTKSNNILEVYVTLGIEAARTTIMNEITDVMEGHGMSVDHRHIMLLASQMTSRGEVLGITRHGLAKMRESVFNLASFEKTADHLFDAAYYGQTDSIDGVSERIILGMPAAIGTGLFKLIHNHTETKLDEMVEPIFNTT; this is translated from the exons ATGCCGAAAGAGCAGTTCCGCGAAGCGGATGTCATCAAAAAGAT CTCGCACGTTTCGTTCGGCATCGATAGTGCCGAGCTGATCCAGCAGGAGTCCCATCTGCACGTTGTCGCGAAGAACCTGTACAACCAGGATGCGAACCGGACGCCGGTGTCGTACGGCGTGCTGGACCGGCGGATGGGCGTCAGCCAGAAGGACGCAACGTGCGACACCTGCAAGAAGGGCCTCAACGACTGCGTGGGCCACTTCGGGTACATCAATCTGGCGCTGCCGGTTTTCCACGTCGGCCACTTCCGCGCGACGATCACGATTCTGCAGTCGATCTGTAAGATTTGCTCGCGCGTGATGCTGAAGGAGGACGAGAAGAAGCAGTTTAGCGCCCGGTTGACGAACCCGAATCTGTCGTACCTGGCGAAGAAGTCGATCCACAGTCAGGTGCTGAAGAAGGCGAAGAAGAACACGAAATGTCCGTGTTGTGGCTGCTTGAACGGTCCGGTTAAGAAGGGAGCCGGATTGATGAAGATCGTACACGAGCCGTTCCGCGGAAAGAAGGCCACCGATCCGCTGGTCACGAGCGCGCTCGACGAGATGCTCGGAGCAATTGAAGGCAACCGAGAACTTTCGCAAACCGTTGGGCCGTCCTCGCTGATTAAAGAGTTGAACCCGCTCGAGGTGCTGGATCTGTTCAAGAACATTCCCAAAAGTGACATTCCGCTGCTGGGAATGACCTCGCCCGAGTCCAATCCGGCGGATTTAATCGTTACCAGAGTGTTTGTTCCACCGGTTTGCATCCGTCCTTCAGTGGTTTCCGAGGTGAAGGCCGGAACGACCGAGGATGATCTTACGATGAAACAGAGTGAAATCCTGCTGATCAGCGACGTGATTACGAAGCACATGATGTCCGGAGGCAAGATTGAACTGATCCAGGAAGATTGGGACTACCTGCAGTTGCACTGCGCGCTGTACTTCAACAGCGAACTGTCCGGAATCCCGCTGTCGTTGATGCCAAAAAAGCCCACAAGAGGAATCGTCCAACGACTAAAGGGAAAACAGGGTCGCTTCCGTGGCAACCTCTCCGGCAAGCGTGTGGACTTTTCCGCTCGTACCGTAATATCCCCCGATCCCAATCTTATGATTCATCAGGTCGGAGTCCCGGATCGTGTTGCCAAAATCCTAACCTTCCCAGAGCGCGTCAATACGGCAAACATCAACAGAATGCGCCAACTGATCAAGAACGGCACGGAAAAGCATCCCGGCGCGAACTACGTTCAGCAAAAGGGCAGCGCCTTCAAGAAGTATCTTGCCTACGGTAATCGTGACAAAGTCGCGCAAGATCTCAAGTGCGGAGACATCGTGGAACGTCACCTAATGGACGGCGACGTGGTGCTCTTCAATCGGCAGCCCAGCTTACACAAGCTCAGTATCATGTGTCACGTGGCGAAGGTTCAACCCCAGAGGACGTTCCGCTTCAACGAGTGCGCCTGCACCCCATACAACGCCGATTTCGATGGGGACGAAATGAACCTGCACTTGCCTCAAACCGAGGAAGCTCGCGCCGAAGCGCTGGTCCTAATGGGGAACAAATCCAACCTCGTAACGCCGCGTAACGGAGAGTTGCTGATTGCGGCCACGCAAGATTTCATCACCGGAGGATATTTACTCACGCAAAAGGACCAGTTCCTCACGCGCGAACAAGTGATGCAACTTGCGGCGTGCATGCTGTCCGGCCCGGATGCCAACATGGAGATCGACTTGCCCAAACCAGCCATCATCAAACCACGCAAACTCTGGACGGGCAAGCAAATCTTCAGCCTGATCCTCAAACCCAACCGACACAGTGTCGTAAACGCCAACCTATCCACCAAAGGTCGAAACTACACCACCGGCAAGGACATGTGCGTCAAAGACTCGTGGGTCGTCGTCCGCAACTCGCAGGTCATGTGCGGTGCCATGGACAAGGGCACGATGGGTTCGGGCACCAAAAACTGCATCTTCTACGTGATACTGCGAGATTTCGGCGAAGAACACGCCATCCGTTCGATGTGGCGCCTAGCCCGAATGGCCTCCTACTTCATGATGAATCACGGCTTTTCGTTCGGCATCGGTGACGTGACGCCCAGCCGAAAATTACTCGAAGAAAAGCAGAAACTCCTCGAAAACGGTTACAGCCGCTGTGACGAGTACATCGCAGAAATGAAGAAGGGAACGCTCCAGTGTCAACCCGGTTGCACCGCAGAACAAACGCTCGAAGCGGTCATGCTGAAGGAACTGTCCAGCATTCGAGAGCTGGCTGCGAAAGCTTGCTTCCGCGAGTTGCACCCCACAAATAGCGCCCTCATCATGGCACAGTCCGGCTCGAAGGGTTCGAACATCAACATCTCGCAGATGATTGCCTGCGTCGGTCAGCAGGCCATCAACGGCAAGCGGGTCCCGAACGGGTTCGAGGATCGGGCGCTGCCGCACTTTGAGAAGTTCT CGAAAATCCCCGCCGCCCGCGGCTTCGTCCAGAACAGCTTCTACTCGGGGCTGACACCAACAGAGTTCTTCTTCCACACGATGGCCGGTCGCGAGGGTCTGGTCGATACGGCGGTCAAGACGGCCGAAACGGGCTACCTGCAGCGGCGGCTGGTCAAGTGTTTGGAGGATTTGGTGGTGCAGTACGACGGAACGGTGCGGAACGCCATCGGTGAGGTGGTGGAGTTTACGTATGGGGCCGATGGGTTGGATCCGGTGTTTATGGAGGTGAAGAACAAGCCGGTGGACATTGAGCGGCAGTTTATGCACGTGCGGAACATGTTTCCGTGCCGGGATGAGGCGCCGCTGAGGGGCGCGGAGATTCTGGAGACGGGGGATAAGATACTGCAGACGGCCGAGTTTGACGGGTGCCGGGCGGATTTCCGGAAGGAGTGCTT AGAGTTCCTGAAGAAGTTTGGCGAACGACTGCACTCCGTTCAGAGTCGCTACAATACAGATGCAAAGGTTAGCTTGGAGGTCGAGCGGACCACGCCAGGTCAGTTGAAGAAGTTCCTGATGCAGGTGCGAGACAAGTACAACAAGGCCATTACCGAGCCGGGAACTGCTGTGGGAGCGCTGGCCGCTCAGAGTATCGGCGAGCCGGGCACGCAGATGACACTGAAGACGTTCCATTTTGCGGGTGTCGCTTCGATGAACATCACGCAGGGAGTGCCACGTATTGTGGAGATTATCAACGCTACGAAGGCCATTTCAACGCCGATCATTACGGCGGAGATTGCCGATAATACTAGTATGGAGTTCGCGCGAAAGGTGAAGGCAAGGATCGAGAAGACGACGCTGGGCGAGATTTCGTCGTACATTGAGGAAGTGTACAAGTCGGACGATTGCTTCCTGCTGATCAAGCTTGATCTGGACCGAATCCGGGTGCTCGGGCTGGAAGTCAACGCGGAAACTATAAGATATTC AATTTGCACATCAAAGCTCAAACTCAAGCAGGAAAACGTAGAAGTGTACGGCCCCTCGCTCATCATCATCCGTCCGGATCCGACCAAGCACAGCCACGCGCTGAACGCCGAGCTGCAGCGTTTGCTGTCGGCAATTCCGAACGTGGTCGTAGCCGGGCTGCCGCAAGTTTCACGCGCCGTCATTGCCGTGGACGATGCGCACGGACCGCCCACGTACAAGCTGTGCGTCGAAGGGTATGGGCTGCGCGATGTAATGGCCACGTACGGGGTCGTCGGAGCGCGCACCAAGAGCAACAACATCCTGGAGGTGTACGTAACGTTGGGCATTGAAGCTGCTCGGACGACGATCATGAACGAAATTACCGACGTCATGGAGGGTCACGGCATGAGCGTCGATCATCGGCACATTATGCTGCTGGCCAGTCAGATGACGTCGCGCGGGGAGGTTCTGGGCATCACGCGGCACGGATTGGCCAAGATGCGGGAGTCGGTGTTCAATTTGGCTTCG TTTGAGAAAACGGCCGACCACCTGTTCGACGCGGCTTACTACGGCCAGACGGACTCGATTGATGGCGTCTCGGAGCGGATCATCCTGGGCATGCCGGCCGCCATCGGAACCGGTCTGTTCAAGCTGATCCACAACCACACCGAAACCAAGCTGGACGAGATGGTGGAGCCCATTTTCAACACCACGTGA
- the LOC6037734 gene encoding CXXC-type zinc finger protein 1: protein MSEPRKKSKKSKEEIAKEFDLPERKSKIATILKQDGQAYCICRSSDSSRFMIGCDACEEWYHGDCINVTEKEAKHIKHYYCQRCKEEDPTLQTVFRLVPVQGPTPNPEEKKPPKKTKEKGASSKSDKRCGQCEGCKAQSCGNCDACLGQHESGRKQRCEMRVCTNTVSRKKDREAKSAARPKKRKRSLTPEILLNPALEGDRQCYGPGCIMTARPQSKYCSDTCGMKLATSRIYQVLPQRIQEWSLSPAICEEQNKKALEAIRQKQTVVRATLAELDKRHAELDLLVDRAKRCTLDPNALDNNDAEDEMSMYCITCGHEIHSKTAIRHMEKCFNKYESQASFGSIFKTRIEGNSMFCDFYNPASKTYCKRLRVLCPEHSKDPKVNDTDVCGCPLVRNVFQLTGEFCRAPKKSCFKHYVWEKIRRAEIDLERVRQWIKMDELVDQERQVRQAMASRAGVLGLMLHSTYNHEIMEKLCSGKLQ, encoded by the exons ATGTCGGAACCACGCAAGAAGAGCAAGAAATCG AAGGAGGAAATCGCCAAGGAGTTTGACCTTCCGGAGCGGAAAAGCAAGATCGCCACGATTCTCAAGCAGGATGGTCAGGCGTACTGCATCTGTCGGTCGTCGGATTCGTCCCGGTTTATGAT AGGTTGCGACGCCTGCGAGGAATGGTACCACGGAGATTGCATCAACGTAACGGAGAAGGAGGCCAAACACATCAAACACTACTACTGCCAGCGATGCAAGGAGGAGGATCCCACGCTGCAGACGGTGTTTCGGCTCGTGCCGGTGCAGGGTCCGACGCCGAACCCCGAGGAGAAGAAACCGCCGAAAAAGACCAAGGAGAAGGGCGCGTCGAGCAAGTCGGACAAACGATGCGGCCAGTGCGAGGGCTGCAAGGCGCAGAGTTGTGGCAACTGCGACGCCTGTCTGGGGCAGCACGAGAGTGGCCGCAAGCAGCGTTGCGAGATGCGCGTTTGCACCAACACGGTCAGCAGGAAGAAGGATCGTGAAGCCAAGTCTGCTGCGAGACCAAAAAAGAGGAAACGATCGCTCACACCGGAGATTTTGCTGAATCCAGCATTGGAAGGCGATCGTCAATGTTACGGACCAGGCTGCATCATGACGGCGAGGCCACAGTCCAAGTATTGTTCGGACACCTGCGGAATGAAGCTGGCGACGAGCAGAATCTACCAGGTGCTTCCGCAGCGCATCCAAGAGTGGTCACTGAGTCCGGCAATTTGCGAGGAGCAGAACAAGAAAGCCCTGGAAGCGATCCGCCAGAAGCAGACCGTCGTTCGGGCCACCCTGGCCGAGCTGGACAAACGGCACGCCGAACTGGACCTGTTGGTTGACCGCGCGAAGCGTTGCACCCTGGACCCGAACGCCCTCGACAACAACGACGCCGAGGACGAAATGTCCATGTACTGCATCACCTGCGGGCACGAAATCCACTCCAAGACCGCCATCCGGCACATGGAGAAGTGCTTCAACAAGTACGAAAGCCAGGCCAGCTTCGGCAGCATCTTTAAGACCCGCATCGAGGGCAACTCGATGTTTTGCGACTTTTACAACCCGGCCAGCAAGACGTACTGTAAGCGGCTGCGGGTGCTCTGCCCCGAGCACAGCAAGGACCCCAAGGTGAACGACACGGACGTGTGCGGGTGTCCGCTGGTGCGGAACGTGTTCCAGCTGACGGGCGAGTTTTGCAG AGCACCCAAAAAGTCCTGCTTCAAGCACTACGTGTGGGAGAAGATTCGCCGGGCCGAGATTGACCTGGAGCGCGTCCGGCAATGGATCAAAATGGACGAATTGGTCGACCAGGAGCGGCAGGTGCGCCAGGCGATGGCCTCCCGGGCGGGCGTCCTCGGCTTGATGCTCCACTCGACGTACAACCATGAAATCATGGAGAAGCTGTGCAGCGGTAAGCTGCAGTGA
- the LOC6037733 gene encoding WD repeat-containing protein 74, which yields MKFSTTNAKCSSYDGKHLIYVGTHTGSFKKLEPFQEEPYSQKNLQQINVLNKTSKVTCLAFGNDDRTEILVGRANGFVKVFDCNSEDNTSSLEVGEVGEVVGLGRSNGCIIAGTDKGTVKIIKYPETVEFSVGDNLAKLRICAEDPNQMVTGGKQLKQIVKVWDLETQQVTFTAKNVKKELELEKPVWENDVLFVDRNTVASCSRYGYVRVYDLRAVQRRPVQAFAPPDDQLSFTCLASHGDLLYAGTTSVGARAFDRRKLKNHVHVYKGFTGTVTGVGLDSTGSYLFSSCLDRYVRVHNAQKTAMVYQCYAKSKPTQILCADYKEKPVEEDDDDDLILVEEEKEQGDESEGDVDSEYEDLFAKMQTVSEKSASKKRKASEDALEDNKVKANKKKGKKVK from the exons ATGAAATTCTCCACCACCAACGCCAAGTGCTCGTCGTACGACGGGAAGCACCTGATTTACGTCGGAACACACACGGGATCGTTCAAAA AGCTGGAACCCTTCCAGGAGGAGCCGTACAGCCAGAAGAACCTGCAGCAGATCAACGTGCTGAACAAAACGTCCAAGGTGACGTGTTTGGCGTTCGGCAACGACGATCGCACCGAGATTCTGGTGGGTCGTGCCAATGGGTTCGTGAAGGTGTTCGACTGCAACAGCGAGGACAACACCTCGAGCCTGGAGGTTGGCGAGGTCGGGGAGGTCGTCGGGTTGGGACGGTCCAATGG CTGCATCATTGCCGGCACCGACAAGGGCACGGTCAAGATCATAAAATACCCCGAAACCGTCGAGTTCTCCGTCGGGGACAATCTGGCCAAGCTGCGCATCTGCGCCGAAGATCCGAACCAGATGGTGACCGGTGGCAAACAGCTCAAGCAGATCGTCAAAGTGTGGGATCTGGAAACGCAACAGGTGACCTTTACGGCGAAGAACGTAAAGAAGGAGCTAGAGCTGGAGAAACCCGTCTGGGAGAACGATGTCCTGTTTGTGGACCGCAACACCGTGGCGTCGTGCTCGCGGTATGGCTATGTGCGCGTGTACGATCTGCGAGCCGTGCAGCGTCGCCCGGTGCAGGCGTTCGCTCCGCCCGACGATCAGCTGTCCTTTACGTGTCTTGCGAGCCACGGTGATCTGCTGTACGCAGGAACGACCAGCGTGGGGGCGCGTGCATTCGATCGTAGGAAGCTGAAGAACCACGTACACGTGTACAAAGGATTCACCGGGACGGTTACCGGCGTCGGGTTGGACTCGACCGGAAGTTATCTGTTCAGCTCGTGTCTGGATCGGTACGTGCGGGTGCACAACGCGCAGAAGACGGCCATGGTGTACCAGTGCTACGCCAAGTCGAAGCCAACGCAAATTCTGTGTGCCGATTACAAGGAAAAGCCCGTTGAGgaagatgacgacgacgatTTGATTCTGGTAGAGGAGGAGAAGGAACAGGGCGATGAGAGCGAGGGAGACGTCGATTCGGAGTATGAGGACTTGTTTGCAAAAATGCAAACCGTTAG tgaAAAATCCGCATCGAAAAAGCGAAAAGCCAGCGAAGATGCTCTGGAAGACAACAAGGTGAAGGCCAACAAGAAGAAGGGCAAGAAAGTGAAATAA